A window from Engraulis encrasicolus isolate BLACKSEA-1 chromosome 11, IST_EnEncr_1.0, whole genome shotgun sequence encodes these proteins:
- the fabp1a gene encoding fatty acid binding protein 1-A, liver, which produces MAFSGKFQLESQENFEPFMKAIGLPDDLIQKGKDIKSVSEIEQNGNHFKVTVTTGTKVMVNSFTIGEESELETLTGEKVKSVVHMDGNKLKVSLKGIESVTEFCGDTIIATMTAGPIVYKRISKRIS; this is translated from the exons ATGGCCTTCTCAGGAAAATTCCAGCTGGAGTCTCAGGAGAACTTTGAGCCTTTTATGAAGGCCATCG GTCTCCCTGATGACCTGATCCAGAAGGGCAAGGACATCAAGAGCGTTTCTGAGATTGAGCAGAATGGCAACCACTTCAAGGTCACGGTCACCACCGGCACCAAGGTCATGGTGAATTCCTTCACCATCGGCGAGGAGAGCGAGCTGGAGACCCTCACTGGAGAGAAAGTCAAG TCTGTCGTGCACATGGATGGGAACAAGTTGAAGGTTTCACTGAAGGGAATTGAATCCGTCACAGAGTTTTGCGGGGATACAATTATTGCT ACCATGACTGCGGGACCCATCGTTTACAAAAGAATCAGCAAGCGCATCTCATGA
- the thnsl2 gene encoding threonine synthase-like 2, with product MRYCSTRGEVGGWDFRQVLFSGYAPDGGMFMPETVPSVSPETLKAWAPLSYPELVVEVCSLFIPEDLIPKKDLQGLISDALSKFSVPGAVSIAKLKHGLSILELFHGETLAFKDLAMTCTVRFLEYFLRKDNSRATILVGTSGDTGGSAICSARGLKGVDVVVVFPRGRITPVQEKQMTTNLEDNIHVFAADGTSDDIDVPLRRLFGDRELVTRHGLMSLNSVNMARILVQLGHFLYAYLRLSGVEQWQAGQPLPVLDMVVPTGGAGNIAAGCIVKHMGVPLRFVAMVNSNDILCRAVQKGDFSMAPSVTQTLAPAIDIQDPYNMERVLWLLSGKNGPLVKHMLQEFQKTHRLPLPDTLHKELCSFMSSGSVGDKGIVEAMRRCWEENHYLLCPHTAVAAWYHYHTPPRPGENRCYVATASPAKFQAAVEEAGLVLELPEEVKALAGKATRYVDLEMGEDWDARLRERIEAIGAARARGASFYTAA from the exons ATGCGCTACTGCAGCACGCGAGGTGAGGTGGGGGGATGGGACTTCCGGCAGGTGCTGTTCTCCGGTTACGCCCCTGACGGGGGCATGTTCATGCCCGAGACGGTGCCCAGTGTGAGCCCCGAGACCCTGAAGGCCTGGGCCCCCCTGTCCTACccggagctggtggtggaggtctgctctctcttcatccccgAGGACCTCATCCCAAAGAAAGACCTGCAGG GCCTCATCTCAGACGCGCTGTCCAAGTTTTCCGTCCCCGGTGCGGTGAGCATCGCCAAGCTGAAACATGGCCTGTCCATCCTGGAGTTATTTCACGGGGAGACGCTGGCCTTCAAGGACCTGGCCATGACCTGCACCGTACGCTTCCTGGAATACTTCCTACGCAAGGACAACAGCAGGGCAACCATCCTCGTGG GTACGTCGGGGGACACAGGTGGCTCTGCGATCTGCAGTGCGCGGGGGCTGAAGGGAGTGGACGTGGTGGTGGTGTTCCCTCGCGGCCGCATCACCCCAGTTCAGGAGAAGCAGATGACCACCAACCTGGAGGACAACATACATGTcttcgcag CGGACGGCACCTCGGACGACATCGACGTGCCCCTGCGGCGTCTGTTTGGCGACCGGGAGCTGGTGACGCGGCACGGCCTGATGAGCCTCAACTCCGTCAACATGGCGCGCATCCTGGTGCAGCTGGGCCACTTCCTGTACGCCTACCTGCGGCTCAGCGGCGTGGAGCAGTGGCAGGCCGGCCAGCCCTTACCCGTCCTGGACATGGTGGTGCCCACGGGAGGGGCCGGCAACATCGCAG CTGGGTGTATAGTGAAGCACATGGGAGTGCCACTGAGGTTCGTTGCCATGGTGAACTCTAATGACATCCTATGCCGTGCCGTCCAGAAGGGGGACTTCTCAATGGCCCCCAGTGTCACCCAAACACTAGCGCCCGCCATAGACAtccag gacCCGTACAACATGGAGCGCGTGCTGTGGCTGCTGTCTGGTAAGAACGGGCCGCTGGTCAAACACATGCTCCAAGAGTTCCAGAAGACACACCGCCTACCCTTACCAGACACACTACacaaggag ctgtGTTCGTTTATGTCCTCGGGGAGTGTGGGTGATAAGGGCATAGTGGAGGCCATGCGGCGTTGCTGGGAGGAGAACCACTACCTCCTGTGTCCACACACCGCCGTAGCCGCCTGGTATCACTACCACACACCACCACGCCCAGGAGaaaacag GTGCTACGTGGCCACTGCATCCCCTGCCAAGTTCCAGGCAGCGGTGGAGGAGGCCGGGCTGGTGCTGGAGCTGCCCGAGGAGGTGAAGGCGCTGGCGGGGAAGGCCACCCGCTACGTGGACCTGGAGATGGGAGAGGACTGGGACGCCCGGCTCAGGGAACGCATAGAGGCCATCGGAGCCGCCCGGGCCAGAGGCGCCAGCTTTTACACAGCAGCATAG